From Candidatus Manganitrophaceae bacterium, one genomic window encodes:
- the pstS gene encoding phosphate ABC transporter substrate-binding protein PstS translates to MLKKIILSSLFLISFIAPVSAESLLINGAGATFPYPIYSKWFDEYAKLHPDVHFNYQSIGSGGGIRQISEGTVDFGATDGPMSDEQLQKTKTKILHFPTVLGAVVPTYNIPDVQSDLNLTAQALAGIFLGKITKWNDPEIAKANPGAKLPDKPIIVAHRSDGSGTTYVWVDFLAKVSPEWKERVGVGTAVKWPVGLGGKGNEGVTGLVKQTPYSIGYVELIYAEQNKLPFGKVQNQSGAFVKADLAGVTAAAASAKMPEDFRVSITNPPGKEAYPISSFTWLLIPAQISNPAKGKAIVDFLKWMLRDGQAMASQLTYAPLPKEVVTMEDKAIGQIKY, encoded by the coding sequence GATCTCTTTCATCGCTCCAGTCTCGGCTGAATCCCTTCTGATCAACGGCGCCGGCGCCACCTTCCCCTATCCGATCTATTCGAAGTGGTTTGACGAATATGCCAAACTGCATCCCGATGTCCACTTCAATTACCAATCGATCGGCTCCGGCGGCGGCATTCGGCAGATCTCCGAGGGAACGGTCGATTTCGGCGCGACCGACGGTCCGATGAGCGATGAGCAGCTCCAAAAGACCAAGACCAAGATCCTCCACTTTCCGACCGTCCTCGGCGCGGTCGTCCCGACCTACAACATTCCGGACGTTCAATCCGATCTCAACTTAACCGCTCAGGCGCTGGCCGGCATTTTCCTCGGAAAAATCACGAAGTGGAACGATCCGGAGATCGCGAAGGCCAACCCCGGCGCCAAACTCCCGGACAAGCCGATCATCGTGGCCCATCGTTCGGACGGATCGGGGACGACCTATGTCTGGGTCGATTTTCTCGCCAAGGTCAGTCCCGAGTGGAAAGAGCGGGTCGGCGTCGGAACGGCGGTCAAATGGCCGGTCGGCCTCGGCGGAAAAGGGAATGAAGGGGTCACCGGGCTGGTCAAGCAGACACCGTATTCGATCGGCTATGTTGAGTTGATTTATGCCGAGCAGAACAAGCTCCCGTTTGGAAAGGTCCAGAATCAGTCGGGGGCTTTTGTGAAGGCCGACCTGGCGGGGGTCACCGCGGCGGCGGCTTCGGCCAAGATGCCGGAAGACTTTCGGGTCTCCATCACCAACCCTCCCGGAAAAGAGGCCTACCCGATCTCAAGCTTTACCTGGCTTCTGATCCCGGCGCAGATCTCCAACCCGGCCAAAGGGAAAGCGATTGTCGACTTCTTAAAATGGATGCTTCGCGACGGCCAGGCGATGGCGTCGCAGCTCACTTACGCGCCGCTTCCAAAGGAAGTGGTCACCATGGAAGATAAAGCAATTGGGCAGATCAAGTACTGA
- the pstC gene encoding phosphate ABC transporter permease subunit PstC: MLLIALSVLLITAVIAFELYWHSRLSIAKFGWAFLWQSTWDPVAEEFGALPFLYGTLVTSIIGLLIAIPIGLGVAIFLSELAPRWLSDPITFLVELLAAIPSVIYGLIGIFVLVPWIRNVLEPILSATLGFLPIFQGAPYGVGMLTAGIVLAIMVIPFIVSVSREVLIAVPRSQREAILSLGATRWEMVWIAILPYARSGILGSIFLALARALGETMAVTMVIGNRPEISASLFEPGYTMASVIANEFTEATSDLYVSALVEIGLVLFAVTVVVNALARLLIYSVSTKRGAIRT, translated from the coding sequence ATGTTGCTCATCGCCCTCTCCGTTCTCCTGATTACGGCGGTCATCGCCTTCGAGCTCTACTGGCACTCCCGTTTGTCGATTGCGAAATTCGGCTGGGCGTTCCTCTGGCAATCCACCTGGGATCCGGTGGCGGAAGAGTTCGGCGCCCTTCCCTTTCTCTATGGCACCCTCGTCACATCGATTATTGGATTGTTGATCGCCATTCCGATCGGATTGGGGGTCGCCATCTTCCTCTCGGAGCTCGCCCCCCGCTGGCTCTCCGATCCGATCACCTTCCTGGTGGAGCTGCTCGCCGCCATTCCGAGCGTGATTTACGGTTTGATCGGAATCTTTGTCTTGGTTCCCTGGATTCGCAATGTGTTGGAGCCGATTTTGAGCGCCACCCTCGGCTTTCTCCCGATCTTTCAGGGGGCGCCGTACGGCGTCGGGATGCTGACGGCGGGAATCGTGCTGGCGATTATGGTGATCCCTTTTATCGTATCGGTCTCTCGAGAGGTCCTCATCGCGGTTCCCCGCTCGCAACGGGAGGCGATCCTCTCCTTGGGGGCAACCCGATGGGAGATGGTCTGGATCGCCATCCTTCCCTACGCCCGCTCCGGCATTCTCGGCTCGATCTTTTTGGCGTTGGCCCGGGCGCTCGGGGAGACGATGGCGGTGACGATGGTGATCGGCAACCGCCCCGAGATCAGCGCTTCGCTCTTCGAGCCGGGATATACGATGGCGTCGGTCATCGCCAATGAATTCACCGAGGCGACCTCCGATCTCTATGTCAGCGCCCTGGTCGAAATCGGGCTGGTTCTCTTCGCGGTGACGGTCGTCGTGAATGCGCTGGCCCGGTTGCTGATTTACAGCGTCTCCACAAAGAGAGGAGCGATCCGAACGTGA